One window from the genome of Cryptomeria japonica chromosome 6, Sugi_1.0, whole genome shotgun sequence encodes:
- the LOC131065810 gene encoding LRR receptor-like serine/threonine-protein kinase SIK1: MVHVDFPFSTACSQDERTSLLDFKGGLKLSSGRLSSWIGFNCCEWEGVACDYHTSHVIGLRLSADVSYIEELTGEVHLKKSQFSGEIRPSLFNLHHLQHLDFSWNDFKGISIPPQLSKLQKLTFLSLSNAGFGGEVPLELGNMSSLRHLDTLMHICWMLPALSELLLGNNQLWGTIPDSISKLASLKVLSLPSSGLRVCPPSVLGIEVLHYRRWFSCILSQQYQLKGLDLSGDNIVGSIPSSLWDLPNLSMLNLSNNQLEGSLPRQISHNFTVVDLHGNRLNGPLPALDFVSGILDLSDNEFNGCIPATIGTSSFLSLLVLDLSKNKLTGPIPANIGRCSKLLVLNLAQNFLQREIPQELGNLEALHTLILNGNRLQGTIPSSIANCTNLQVLGLGSNRFEGRIPVWFAKLTNLRILSLACNKFRDRIPPQLFRLQNLQILDLSGNQLSGSISPSVKKLYATVNKSQIFDVQLTNYGNLHVVLDTIFELKFVDEVTVYIKGRATPYQKIVKADKFIDLSHNNLSGNIPSELGLLRGLISLKISKNNLSGSIPKSLGAMAYLESLDLSENNLSGKIPSELLYLTFLEVRTLISHVP; this comes from the exons ATGGTGCACGTTGATTTCCCATTTTCGACAGCATGTTCGCAAGATGAAAGAACTTCGCTGTTGGATTTCAAGGGTGGTCTTAAACTTTCCTCAGGCCGCTTATCCTCATGGATTGGATTCAACTGTTGCGAGTGGGAGGGTGTTGCCTGTGattatcatacatctcatgttATCGGACTTCGTCTAAGTGCTGATGTATCATACATCGAGGAGTTGACTGGTGAGGTTCATCTAAAGAAAAGTCAGTTCAGTGGTGAGATTCGTCCATCTCTGTTTAATCTGCACCATCTACAGCACTTGGATTTCAGCTGGAATGACTTCAAAGGTATTTCTATTCCTCCCCAGTTATCAAAACTCCAGAAACTTACATTTCTTAGCTTGTCAAATGCTGGATTTGGAGGTGAAGTCCCTTTGGAATTGGGAAATATGTCAAGCTTGCGTCATTTGGATACCCTTATGCATATATGTTGGATG CTTCCGGCATTAAGTGAGCTGCTCCTGGGAAATAACCAGCTGTGGGGAACAATTCCAGATTCCATTTCAAAACTGGCTAGTTTGAAAGTATTGTCACTACCTTCTAGTGGATTAAGAG TTTGCCCACCTTCGGTACTTGGGATTGAGGTCTTGCACTATAGGAGGTGGTTTTCCTGCATTTTGTCTCAGCAATATCAATTGAAGGGCCTAGATCTTTCAGGTGATAACATTGTGGGAAGTATTCCTTCATCGCTGTGGGATCTTCCTAATCTTTCAATGCTCAATCTTTCAAACAACCAACTGGAAGGTTCTCTACCCCGTCAGATATCCCATAATTTTACTGTGGTGGATTTGCATGGTAATAGATTAAATGGCCCTCTTCCTGCTCTTGATTTTGTTTCGGGTATATTAGATCTGTCAGACAATGAATTTAATGGCTGCATTCCTGCAACTATTGGCACGTCATCTTTTCTATCATTGTTAGTTTTGGACTTGTCAAAGAACAAGTTAACAGGTCCAATTCCGGCAAACATTGGGAGGTGCTCTAAATTATTGGTTCTAAATTTGGCTCAAAATTTTCTGCAAAGGGAGATTCCACAGGAATTGGGAAATCTGGAGGCTCTTCACACATTAATTCTCAATGGCAACAGGCTACAAGGTACCATTCCTTCATCTATTGCAAATTGCACTAATCTCCAAGTATTGGGTTTGGGAAGTAACAGATTTGAAGGTCGCATTCCTGTTTGGTTTGCAAAATTGACAAATTTAAGAATTCTCAGCTTGGCTTGTAACAAGTTTAGAGACAGAATTCCTCCCCAGCTGTTCAGACTGCAAAATCTTCAAATTCTAGATTTATCTGGTAATCAATTATCAGGAAGTATTTCTCCAAGTGTGAAAAAGTTATATGCTACGGTCAACAAATCACAAATTTTCGATGTACAACTTACCAATTATGGTAATTTACATGTTGTTTTAGACACAATCTTTGAATTAAAATTTGTGGATGAAGTGACAGTCTACATAAAAGGAAGGGCAACTCCATATCAAAAGATAGTCAAAGCAGATAAGTTCATAGATCTATCACATAACAATCTATCAGGTAACATTCCTTCGGAATTGGGGCTCCTTCGTggtttaatttctctaaaaatatcaaaaaataatctTAGTGGCTCAATCCCAAAATCTTTGGGAGCTATGGCTTACTTGGAATCTCTTGATCTTTCAGAAAACAATCTATCAGGAAAGATTCCTTCAGAACTCTTATATCTCACGTTCCTTGAAGTCAGAACTCTTATATCTCACGTTCCTTGA
- the LOC131856095 gene encoding serine/threonine-protein kinase SRK2A-like, which translates to MERGAAMDNDRYQLVKDIGSGNFGVAKLMQDKHSKQLVAVKYIERGHKIDQNVQREIINHRCLNHPNIVRFKELLLTPTHLAIVMEYAAGGELFERISKAGRLSEDEARFFFQQIISGVSYCHSKQICHRDLKLENILLDGSHEVIPRIKICDFGYSKSCLLQSRPKSTVGTPFYIAPEVLSRKGYYDGKAADVWSCGVALYVMLVGAYPFQDPHHPSDLRKTIERVLKVQYRIPDCTAECRNLLSRIFVADPAKRITIQEIRNHQWFAKKLRADLVDAGDSKRVDINGYDEEGQSMDEIMRMIAEARIPTSQGLGLGRYCLEVDDMVD; encoded by the coding sequence ATGGAAAGAGGGGCCGCCATGGATAATGATAGGTACCAACTTGTGAAGGATATTGGGTCAGGCAACTTTGGCGTAGCGAAGCTCATGCAAGACAAGCACAGCAAACAACTGGTTGCTGTCAAGTATATTGAGAGGGGCCACAAGATTGACCAGAATGTGCAGAGGGAGATCATCAATCACCGTTGTCTCAACCATCCAAACATTGTACGCTTCAAAGAGCTGCTATTGACACCCACCCATCTGGCAATAGTCATGGAATATGCAGCAGGTGGGGAGCTCTTTGAACGCATTTCTAAAGCTGGGCGCCTTAGCGAGGATGAGGCCCGATTCTTCTTTCAACAAATCATATCAGGGGTGAGCTATTGCCATTCTAAGCAAATCTGTCACAGGGATTTGAAGCTGGAAAACATACTGCTGGATGGGAGTCATGAGGTAATTCCTCGTATCAAGATCTGTGATTTTGGTTACTCAAAGTCTTGTTTGCTTCAATCTCGGCCCAAATCCACTGTGGGGACGCCTTTCTACATAGCCCCGGAGGTTTTATCAAGGAAAGGATACTACGATGGCAAGGCTGCAGATGTGTGGTCATGTGGTGTAGCACTCTATGTCATGTTAGTGGGAGCTTATCCGTTCCAGGATCCTCATCATCCAAGTGATTTGAGAAAGACTATCGAGCGCGTATTGAAGGTGCAATACAGGATTCCTGATTGTACTGCAGAATGTCGTAACCTTCTGTCAAGAATTTTTGTTGCAGATCCTGCCAAGAGGATCACAATTCAGGAGATTCGAAATCACCAGTGGTTCGCCAAGAAGTTAAGAGCAGATTTGGTAGATGCAGGAGACAGTAAGAGGGTAGACATTAATGGGTATGATGAGGAAGGTCAGAGCATGGATGAGATAATGAGGATGATAGCAGAGGCCAGAATACCTACATCTCAGGGATTAGGGCTGGGGCGATACTGCCTTGAGGTCGATGATATGGTGGATTAA